The Pseudolabrys sp. FHR47 genome contains a region encoding:
- a CDS encoding pilus assembly protein TadG-related protein produces MGRTLTQLLSRFRAFAANRCGNMAVTFALVSVPVVVSVGAAVDYSLANRTKATLDAYADAAALSVVNTKAMTMTETEAQNSAVAFFKAQAATLKRGSIGTVTAKVTDSSTGRAALLTYTASVETTLANVAGITKIDIGGKATANSALPVYMDFYMLLDNTPSMGVAATPTDISRMVNNTSDKCAFACHQMDTTPNDYYGLAKKLGVTMRIDVVRSATQQLMDTADASEVVQNQFRAAVYTFGKSAEKMGLTKVSPLSPNLSTVKSKAEDVDLMTIPYQNYQSDTQTNFDKILDSLDDEIPTPGDGSKSNAAQAFVFFVSDGVQDAANVSCIKPTVQGQDPKTGTKYTRCQSPLNTKYCDALKKRGIKIAVLYTTYLALPTNGWYMSWIDPFNKGPHGPSPNSEVAKNMQACATPGYYFEVSPTEGIAEAMTALFLKASQSARISK; encoded by the coding sequence ATGGGCAGAACGCTCACCCAACTTCTCAGCCGTTTTCGGGCTTTCGCCGCCAACCGTTGCGGCAACATGGCGGTCACATTCGCGCTCGTCTCCGTGCCGGTGGTGGTGTCGGTCGGCGCGGCCGTCGACTACAGCCTGGCCAACCGGACCAAGGCGACGCTCGATGCCTATGCCGACGCCGCGGCCCTGTCGGTCGTCAACACCAAAGCCATGACGATGACGGAGACGGAGGCGCAAAACTCGGCCGTCGCGTTCTTCAAGGCCCAGGCCGCCACCCTCAAGCGCGGCTCGATCGGCACAGTGACGGCCAAAGTGACCGACTCCTCCACCGGGCGCGCGGCTCTTCTCACCTACACCGCGAGTGTCGAGACGACCCTGGCGAACGTCGCCGGAATCACCAAGATCGACATCGGCGGCAAGGCGACCGCCAATTCGGCGCTGCCGGTCTACATGGATTTCTACATGCTGCTCGACAACACGCCATCGATGGGCGTGGCGGCGACGCCGACCGACATTTCGCGCATGGTCAACAACACGTCGGACAAGTGTGCCTTCGCGTGCCATCAGATGGACACCACGCCGAACGACTACTACGGCCTTGCCAAGAAGCTGGGCGTGACCATGCGCATCGATGTCGTGCGTAGTGCCACGCAGCAACTGATGGATACGGCGGATGCGAGCGAGGTGGTGCAAAACCAGTTCCGCGCCGCCGTTTATACCTTCGGCAAGTCGGCCGAGAAGATGGGACTGACCAAGGTCTCGCCATTGTCGCCGAATCTCAGCACCGTGAAATCGAAAGCGGAAGACGTCGATCTGATGACCATTCCCTACCAGAATTATCAGAGCGACACCCAGACCAACTTCGACAAGATTCTCGACAGTCTGGACGATGAGATTCCGACGCCGGGGGACGGCAGCAAGTCGAACGCGGCACAGGCCTTCGTGTTCTTCGTGTCCGACGGCGTGCAGGATGCGGCCAATGTGAGTTGCATCAAGCCGACGGTGCAGGGGCAGGATCCCAAGACGGGAACCAAGTACACGCGCTGCCAGTCGCCGCTGAACACGAAGTACTGCGACGCGCTGAAGAAGCGCGGCATCAAGATCGCGGTGCTGTATACGACCTATCTCGCTTTGCCGACGAACGGCTGGTACATGAGTTGGATCGATCCGTTCAACAAAGGGCCGCATGGTCCGTCGCCAAACAGCGAAGTCGCGAAGAACATGCAGGCTTGCGCGACGCCCGGCTATTATTTCGAAGTCAGCCCGACCGAAGGCATTGCCGAAGCAATGACGGCGCTTTTCCTGAAGGCGTCGCAGTCGGCGCGCATCAGCAAGTAG
- the fumC gene encoding class II fumarate hydratase, whose translation MANTSDPVKNTRSESDSFGALDIAADKLWGAQTERSLRNFRIGAERMPIEIIHALGLVKRAAAEVNRDLGLIDAKLADAIVKAAQDVADGKLDDHFPLVVWQTGSGTQTNMNVNEVIANIANVALGGTLGAKKPVHPNDHVNMGQSSNDSYPTAMHIAAALRIQHHLIPALTAMQKALEAKTNEFADIVKIGRTHTMDATPITLGQEFSGYAAQVKSSVARLKDALRDLMPLAQGGTAVGTGLNAHPEFAEKFAARIAGLTGLPFVSAENKYEHMAAHDAYVFAHGAINAAATALFKIANDIRLLGSGPRSGLGELNLPSNEAGSSIMPGKVNPTQSEALTMVCCQVFGNQATITVAGSQGHFELNVYNPVMANAMLQSIRLLGDAANSFTTNCIVGITANVARITELMQRSLMLVTALAPHIGYDKATQVAKTAHANGTTLRDEAVRLGFVSEADFDRIVQPDKMTRPGVE comes from the coding sequence ATGGCCAACACATCCGATCCCGTAAAGAACACCCGCAGCGAGAGCGACTCCTTCGGCGCGCTGGATATCGCTGCCGATAAATTGTGGGGCGCGCAGACCGAGCGATCGCTGCGCAATTTCCGCATCGGCGCCGAGCGGATGCCGATCGAAATCATCCACGCGCTCGGGCTGGTGAAGCGCGCCGCCGCGGAGGTCAACCGCGACCTCGGCCTCATCGATGCCAAACTCGCCGACGCCATCGTCAAGGCGGCGCAGGACGTCGCCGACGGCAAGCTCGACGACCATTTCCCGCTGGTGGTCTGGCAGACCGGCTCCGGCACGCAGACCAATATGAACGTCAACGAGGTGATCGCCAACATCGCCAATGTGGCACTCGGCGGCACGCTCGGCGCCAAGAAGCCGGTTCATCCCAATGATCACGTGAATATGGGGCAGTCGTCGAACGACAGCTACCCGACCGCAATGCACATTGCCGCGGCGCTGCGCATCCAGCATCACCTGATCCCCGCGCTGACGGCCATGCAGAAGGCGCTCGAGGCCAAGACGAATGAGTTCGCGGATATCGTCAAAATTGGCCGCACCCACACCATGGATGCGACGCCCATTACGCTCGGCCAGGAGTTTTCCGGCTATGCGGCGCAGGTTAAGTCGTCAGTGGCGCGGCTGAAGGATGCGCTGCGCGATCTCATGCCGCTCGCCCAGGGCGGCACGGCCGTCGGCACCGGCCTCAACGCCCATCCGGAGTTCGCCGAGAAGTTCGCGGCCCGCATTGCCGGACTGACGGGCCTTCCTTTCGTGTCCGCCGAAAACAAGTACGAGCACATGGCGGCCCACGATGCCTACGTCTTCGCTCACGGCGCCATCAACGCCGCGGCAACCGCGCTGTTCAAGATCGCCAATGACATCCGCCTGCTCGGCTCCGGTCCGCGGTCGGGCCTGGGCGAACTCAATCTGCCGAGCAACGAGGCCGGATCGTCGATCATGCCGGGCAAAGTCAACCCGACCCAGTCCGAGGCACTGACTATGGTTTGCTGCCAGGTCTTCGGCAATCAGGCCACGATCACCGTCGCCGGCAGCCAGGGGCACTTCGAGCTCAACGTCTACAATCCGGTCATGGCCAATGCGATGCTGCAGTCGATCAGGCTGCTCGGCGATGCCGCGAATTCCTTCACGACGAATTGCATTGTCGGCATCACGGCCAATGTCGCACGCATTACCGAATTGATGCAGCGCTCACTGATGCTCGTGACGGCGCTGGCTCCCCACATCGGCTACGACAAGGCCACCCAGGTGGCGAAGACGGCTCACGCCAACGGAACGACGCTTCGCGATGAGGCTGTTCGACTCGGCTTTGTCTCCGAAGCGGACTTCGACCGGATCGTCCAGCCCGACAAGATGACGCGACCCGGCGTAGAATAA
- a CDS encoding ribbon-helix-helix domain-containing protein, translating into MSSPVVKRSIVIAGHKTSVSLEDAFWQGLKEIAVLRQMTLSDLVASIDTDRRHGNLSSAIRLFVLDYYRAQGNEPRKESDQMREGLLPQRVSFVG; encoded by the coding sequence ATGAGCTCTCCAGTCGTCAAGCGTTCGATCGTCATCGCCGGCCACAAGACCAGTGTCAGCCTTGAGGACGCCTTCTGGCAGGGCCTCAAGGAGATCGCGGTGCTGCGTCAGATGACGCTGTCGGACCTGGTGGCGTCGATCGATACCGACCGCCGCCATGGCAATCTGTCGTCGGCCATCCGCCTTTTCGTGCTGGATTACTATCGCGCGCAAGGCAACGAGCCGCGGAAAGAATCCGACCAGATGCGCGAAGGCTTACTGCCGCAACGCGTCAGTTTTGTGGGCTAA
- a CDS encoding SspB family protein has translation MADHIRYDLLTQQALRGVVRAVLADTAKKGLPGEHHFYISFETQAEGVRLSDRLRAQYPEDMTIILQHQFWDLAVTDAGFEVGMSFGGIPEKLYIPFAAVTGFFDPSVQFGLQFEEVTEDQEPQGKPAQDKPTRDDAAKVTTAKTAAGKPAAIKDETAAPKPAQPSVPLTPAVTPITPAAAGEPDDSKPDKPPGGGEVVRLDRFRKK, from the coding sequence ATGGCCGACCACATTCGATACGACCTTCTGACCCAGCAGGCCCTGCGCGGCGTCGTGCGTGCCGTACTCGCCGACACCGCGAAAAAGGGACTGCCGGGCGAGCATCACTTCTACATTTCGTTCGAGACCCAGGCCGAGGGCGTGCGCCTGTCCGATCGTCTGCGCGCACAGTACCCGGAGGACATGACCATCATCCTCCAGCACCAGTTCTGGGATCTGGCGGTCACCGATGCCGGCTTCGAAGTGGGCATGTCGTTCGGCGGCATCCCGGAAAAGCTCTACATCCCCTTCGCCGCGGTAACCGGCTTCTTCGATCCGTCGGTCCAGTTCGGCCTTCAGTTCGAAGAGGTTACCGAGGATCAGGAGCCGCAGGGCAAGCCGGCCCAGGACAAGCCGACCAGGGACGACGCGGCGAAGGTCACCACGGCCAAGACCGCCGCTGGCAAACCGGCCGCGATCAAAGACGAGACGGCCGCGCCGAAGCCGGCGCAACCTTCGGTTCCACTAACACCCGCCGTGACGCCGATCACGCCGGCTGCCGCGGGCGAGCCGGACGATTCCAAACCCGACAAACCGCCGGGCGGCGGCGAAGTGGTCCGCCTCGACCGTTTCCGCAAGAAATAG
- a CDS encoding isochorismatase family protein codes for MHEFSLPPDLIEGVTNRTGRAHPFDVMNPAKTAFVVIDMQNYFMKPGFQGEVPPARKIVPAVNKMAAALRAMGGHVVWIKNATNDTRESWSVFHDHLMTPDRRDTRYATMDTAHEGHNLWGELEAKPEDAQIVKKRFSAFIQGSSEIESHLRARGIDNLLIGGTATNVCCESSARDAMMLNFKVTMVSNALATYTDEIHAASLNAFYSIFGDVQTVDEAIASLERGQVQAAA; via the coding sequence ATGCACGAGTTCTCGCTGCCACCCGACCTGATCGAAGGCGTCACCAACCGGACCGGGCGCGCGCATCCATTCGATGTGATGAACCCGGCGAAGACTGCTTTCGTCGTCATCGACATGCAGAACTATTTCATGAAGCCCGGCTTCCAGGGCGAAGTGCCGCCGGCGCGCAAGATCGTTCCGGCCGTGAACAAGATGGCCGCCGCGCTCCGCGCCATGGGCGGCCATGTCGTCTGGATCAAGAACGCGACCAACGATACGCGCGAATCCTGGTCGGTATTTCACGATCACCTCATGACGCCGGACCGCCGCGACACCCGCTACGCAACGATGGATACCGCGCACGAAGGCCACAATCTCTGGGGCGAGCTGGAGGCCAAGCCGGAAGACGCGCAGATCGTCAAGAAACGCTTCAGCGCCTTTATCCAGGGTTCGTCGGAGATCGAAAGCCACTTGCGCGCCCGCGGCATCGACAATCTGCTGATCGGCGGCACGGCGACGAATGTCTGCTGCGAGAGCTCAGCCCGTGACGCGATGATGCTGAACTTCAAGGTCACGATGGTCTCAAACGCGCTCGCGACTTACACCGACGAGATTCACGCCGCGTCGCTCAATGCCTTCTATTCGATCTTCGGCGATGTTCAGACCGTGGATGAAGCGATTGCCTCGCTGGAGCGGGGCCAGGTTCAGGCCGCGGCCTGA
- a CDS encoding FAD-binding oxidoreductase yields the protein MTADTVADTANPTRFAAAIAELQAAFGNRVVTSRAVREQHGNTVTWIVNQAPDAVVYPQSTEDVQRVVLICAKHGMPIIPFGTGSSLEGHVNAPQGGVSIDFRDMNRLVAVHAEDLDCVVQPGITRKELNEQLRDSGLFFPIDPGANASLGGMAATRASGTNAVRYGTMKDNVLTMKVVLANGEVIDTARRAKKTSAGYDLTRLMVGSEGTLGIITELTLKLAGIPEAIAGGRCPFPSVEAACNATIMTIQSGIPVARIELLDALQVKALNMASKTGLPETTLLLMEFHGSEASVAEQSERFGEIAAEFGGGPFVWTAQAEERTKLWEARHNAAFANFQLRPGAAMIATDVCVPISRLADCVTETQADLTENNMVAPIVGHVGDGNFHLTLLVDLTSADEVARAKAISDRLVKRALAMDGTSTGEHGVGQGKTKYMEAEHGAAGVEVMRAIKRALDPLNILNPGKMLPAS from the coding sequence GTGACCGCCGATACCGTTGCCGACACCGCCAATCCGACCCGTTTTGCCGCCGCCATCGCCGAGTTGCAGGCGGCGTTCGGCAACCGCGTCGTCACCTCCCGCGCGGTCCGCGAGCAGCACGGCAACACGGTGACCTGGATCGTCAACCAGGCGCCGGACGCGGTGGTCTATCCGCAGTCGACCGAAGATGTGCAGCGGGTCGTCCTCATCTGCGCCAAACACGGCATGCCGATCATTCCCTTCGGCACCGGTTCGTCGCTCGAAGGCCATGTCAACGCGCCGCAGGGCGGAGTGTCGATCGACTTCCGCGACATGAACCGGCTGGTCGCGGTCCATGCGGAAGATCTCGACTGCGTCGTGCAGCCCGGCATCACGCGTAAAGAGCTGAACGAGCAACTCCGCGACAGCGGTCTCTTTTTCCCGATCGATCCCGGCGCCAATGCCTCGCTCGGCGGCATGGCGGCGACGCGCGCCTCCGGCACCAACGCGGTGCGCTACGGCACCATGAAGGACAATGTGCTGACCATGAAGGTCGTGCTGGCGAACGGCGAGGTGATCGACACCGCGCGCCGCGCCAAGAAGACCTCGGCCGGCTACGATCTGACCCGGCTGATGGTTGGTTCGGAAGGTACGCTCGGCATCATCACCGAACTGACGCTCAAGCTCGCCGGCATTCCCGAAGCCATCGCCGGCGGCCGCTGTCCGTTCCCGTCGGTCGAGGCGGCCTGCAACGCCACCATCATGACCATTCAGTCCGGCATTCCGGTGGCGCGGATCGAGTTGCTCGATGCCTTGCAGGTGAAGGCGCTCAATATGGCGTCCAAGACCGGATTGCCGGAAACCACATTGCTGCTGATGGAATTCCACGGCAGCGAAGCTTCCGTCGCCGAGCAGTCCGAGCGCTTCGGCGAGATCGCGGCGGAATTCGGCGGCGGGCCGTTCGTATGGACCGCGCAGGCCGAGGAGCGCACCAAGCTATGGGAAGCGCGGCATAACGCCGCCTTCGCCAATTTCCAGCTCCGGCCCGGTGCGGCGATGATCGCGACCGACGTCTGCGTGCCGATTTCACGGCTGGCCGACTGCGTGACGGAAACACAGGCCGATCTCACGGAAAACAACATGGTCGCGCCGATCGTCGGCCATGTCGGAGACGGCAATTTCCACCTGACCTTGCTGGTGGACTTGACCAGCGCCGACGAGGTGGCGCGCGCCAAGGCGATTTCCGACCGGCTGGTCAAGCGGGCGCTGGCCATGGACGGAACCTCGACCGGTGAGCATGGCGTCGGCCAGGGCAAGACCAAATACATGGAAGCGGAACACGGCGCCGCCGGCGTCGAGGTGATGCGGGCGATCAAGCGGGCGCTCGATCCGCTGAATATCCTCAACCCGGGCAAGATGCTGCCGGCCAGTTGA
- a CDS encoding ABC transporter substrate-binding protein, producing the protein MTMIAYLKTFRSLALAGAVATVTFGSMSGATAADLVKLKMAEVVRSQFYIPMYVALGKGFVKEEGLDVEMITTNGGDRAGALVLSGQADFGLAGPEVPIYIYNGESADKPYIFCALTATDGLFLVSREKIENFKWSMIDGKKIMGWRPGSTPELYLEYVLKKNGAKADTVKSIITNIGPAARDGAWLAGTGDFAIFNEPNFTKLEKEGKAHLIASIGKEVGRADYTLFFAKKSWLEKNPGLAQKWTNAIAKGQAFVKTASAEDIAAAIAPFFPSLSKEENVTVVNRYRTVGVPIWATTVMPDKGGLAKAQEIMVEGGVLTEDKKVPFEKLVITTFADKATASQ; encoded by the coding sequence ATGACGATGATCGCATACCTCAAGACGTTCCGTTCGCTGGCGCTCGCCGGTGCTGTCGCAACCGTAACGTTCGGCTCGATGAGCGGCGCAACCGCGGCCGATCTCGTCAAGCTCAAGATGGCGGAGGTTGTGCGCTCGCAGTTCTACATTCCGATGTATGTCGCGCTCGGCAAGGGCTTCGTGAAGGAAGAGGGGCTCGACGTCGAGATGATCACCACCAATGGCGGCGATCGTGCCGGCGCCTTGGTGCTGTCGGGGCAGGCCGACTTCGGCCTCGCCGGTCCCGAGGTGCCGATCTACATCTACAACGGCGAGTCCGCCGACAAGCCGTATATCTTCTGCGCGTTGACCGCGACCGACGGTCTGTTCCTGGTGTCGCGCGAGAAGATCGAGAACTTCAAATGGTCGATGATCGACGGCAAGAAGATCATGGGCTGGCGGCCGGGCTCGACGCCGGAACTCTATCTCGAATATGTGCTGAAGAAGAACGGCGCGAAGGCCGACACGGTCAAGAGCATCATCACCAATATCGGTCCGGCGGCGCGCGATGGCGCTTGGCTCGCCGGCACCGGCGACTTCGCCATCTTCAACGAGCCGAACTTCACCAAGCTCGAGAAGGAAGGCAAGGCACATCTGATCGCCTCGATCGGCAAGGAAGTCGGCCGCGCCGACTACACGCTGTTCTTCGCCAAGAAGAGCTGGCTGGAGAAGAATCCGGGTCTTGCGCAGAAGTGGACCAACGCCATCGCCAAGGGGCAAGCCTTCGTCAAGACCGCGAGCGCCGAAGACATCGCGGCGGCGATCGCGCCCTTCTTCCCGTCGCTCAGCAAGGAAGAGAACGTCACGGTCGTCAATCGCTACCGCACCGTCGGCGTGCCGATCTGGGCGACCACGGTGATGCCGGACAAAGGCGGCCTCGCCAAGGCGCAGGAGATCATGGTCGAGGGCGGCGTGCTGACCGAGGACAAGAAGGTGCCGTTCGAGAAACTCGTCATCACCACCTTCGCCGATAAGGCGACGGCCAGCCAGTAA
- a CDS encoding AsmA-like C-terminal region-containing protein, which translates to MQTTLLSVAVAIILALVAALVGPLLIDWNGYRPFFEAQASRVMGAEVRVAGPIDLRLLPSPRLTLNDIQVGASPSVAQAKPQPEGASVKARSLGVEFALGPLMRGEWRATEFTISGPEVHLIADAAGQVSTPGIAFAFNPGDLAIEKLSIEDGKFSVANPDGGAVTLERLWFNGDARSLIGPLKGEGAVTIDNELYPFRLSTGRYGDDDTLKLKINIDPVNRPLSIETDGVLSLKDAPQFEGTLRLAKPVGIAQKSGGGLTQPWRITAKLKANAQSALMEQVEYLYGTDEQGVKLTGVADFKFGKEPRFDGVLSGRQVDLDRVLVSEGGVRPPPAAAIRELIELGSGAFAPTFPIAVGIGIDQVTLGGGAVQNLRGDIVSDARGWNLDRFEFRAPGYSRVRLSGHLAVDTNGVAFSGPAEVDANDPKMLAAWLEGQADKAKPLAPIDISPISIRGDVTLGSEKIAIENLKAEFDRKVVAGRFAYVFASRQAQARLDAALNAPELDLDATLGFGMALMSGSSLERPRNMTVAIDIGRATVGGFTASNASARLKVDGNGLQIDKLAVTDLGGAAFSASGRIDTSGATPLGSINVDLNAPEMEPVLAVLQRFAPGAVAALSDNVPTISPANLQARLTIDGTAPKAIARVAVGGRLGRLRVALNGQGNADADVLSRGDLKIDGKLDSEDGRALMTVLGLSRSFSIEPGPAALAVSLNGPANGDLRADLRLTAKGLEAKAAGTAQPFAATPSASLRATIARANVAPLRGPGRDDAALPVTFDGRVALKGGDVSITDINATVGGSRVRGKLALGPGAPRQVSGEIEADTVDTGGLLAAAIGMPETATGPGKLWLWSTEPFGEGVFGNRAGTVTFKARRLDVTRQIAVREFRAVLRMADREFTVDEMSGDIGGGELGGSMTWRDTDLGLTTKAELSVKGADAATLLPSGARPPITGKLDLATEVSGSGMSPIALIGSLQGGGTATLTGGQLAGLNPQSFDTVTRAVDQGVVIDNKRIAGIVEGALDSGQLAVSRADIAYTINAGQLRLTKATVESRDADLGITGEVDLSEGRLDARIVLSGANKAAGARPNIFMAVRGPIADSSRSVDVSALTGWLTLRSVEHQAQRLKALEAAQPKPAPMAPQQSPAPAPPAPPTAAADETSTSAVPSTASRPPSEKQMAPALPAPLDIRSAPKPAGVAAPTAPTLSPQN; encoded by the coding sequence GTGCAGACAACACTTCTCAGCGTGGCGGTTGCGATCATCCTGGCGCTGGTGGCGGCGCTGGTCGGACCGCTGCTGATCGACTGGAACGGCTATCGGCCGTTTTTCGAGGCGCAGGCGAGCCGCGTGATGGGCGCCGAGGTACGCGTCGCCGGCCCTATCGACCTGCGCCTGCTGCCGTCGCCCCGGCTGACACTCAACGACATCCAGGTGGGCGCGAGCCCGTCGGTTGCCCAGGCCAAGCCGCAGCCGGAAGGTGCTTCCGTCAAAGCGCGCTCGCTCGGCGTCGAGTTCGCGCTCGGGCCGCTGATGCGCGGCGAATGGCGGGCCACCGAGTTCACAATCAGCGGTCCCGAGGTCCATCTGATTGCCGATGCCGCCGGCCAGGTGAGCACGCCCGGCATCGCATTCGCGTTCAATCCCGGCGACCTCGCTATCGAGAAGCTGAGCATCGAGGACGGCAAGTTCAGCGTCGCCAATCCGGATGGCGGCGCCGTGACGCTCGAACGCCTCTGGTTCAACGGCGATGCGCGCTCGCTGATCGGCCCGCTGAAAGGCGAGGGCGCGGTCACGATCGATAACGAGCTTTATCCCTTTCGTCTGTCGACCGGCCGCTATGGTGACGACGACACGCTCAAGCTCAAGATCAATATCGATCCGGTCAACCGTCCGCTCAGCATCGAAACCGACGGTGTTTTGTCGCTGAAGGACGCACCGCAGTTCGAGGGAACGCTCAGGCTCGCCAAGCCCGTCGGCATCGCGCAGAAGAGCGGCGGCGGTCTGACGCAGCCATGGCGCATCACGGCGAAGCTGAAGGCCAACGCGCAGTCGGCGCTGATGGAGCAGGTCGAGTATCTTTACGGCACGGACGAGCAGGGCGTGAAGCTCACCGGCGTCGCCGATTTCAAGTTCGGCAAGGAGCCGCGTTTCGACGGCGTGCTGTCGGGACGGCAGGTCGATCTCGATCGCGTTCTGGTCTCGGAAGGCGGCGTGCGCCCGCCACCGGCCGCCGCCATTCGCGAACTGATCGAACTCGGCAGCGGTGCCTTCGCGCCGACATTCCCGATCGCTGTCGGCATCGGCATCGATCAGGTGACGCTCGGCGGCGGTGCCGTGCAGAACCTGCGCGGCGATATCGTCAGCGATGCGCGTGGCTGGAATCTCGACCGCTTCGAGTTCCGCGCGCCGGGCTATTCGCGCGTGCGGTTGTCCGGCCATCTGGCCGTGGACACGAATGGCGTTGCCTTCAGCGGCCCGGCCGAAGTCGATGCCAACGACCCGAAGATGCTGGCCGCCTGGCTCGAGGGGCAGGCCGACAAGGCAAAGCCGCTGGCACCGATCGATATCAGTCCGATCAGCATCCGCGGCGACGTCACGCTCGGCAGCGAGAAGATCGCCATTGAAAACCTGAAAGCCGAGTTCGATCGCAAGGTCGTGGCGGGCCGCTTCGCCTATGTGTTCGCCTCGCGTCAGGCGCAGGCCCGGCTCGATGCCGCGCTCAATGCGCCCGAACTCGACCTCGACGCCACGCTCGGTTTTGGCATGGCACTGATGTCCGGCTCGTCGCTGGAGCGGCCGCGCAACATGACGGTCGCCATCGACATCGGCCGCGCAACGGTCGGCGGTTTCACTGCCAGCAACGCGAGCGCGCGGCTCAAGGTGGACGGCAACGGTTTGCAGATCGACAAGCTCGCCGTCACCGATCTCGGCGGCGCGGCGTTCTCGGCAAGCGGCCGTATCGACACCAGTGGCGCAACGCCGCTCGGTAGCATCAATGTCGACCTCAATGCGCCGGAGATGGAACCGGTGCTGGCGGTGTTGCAGCGTTTCGCGCCGGGTGCCGTCGCCGCTCTGAGCGACAACGTGCCGACGATTTCGCCGGCCAATCTGCAGGCGAGGCTCACGATCGACGGCACGGCGCCGAAGGCCATCGCGCGCGTTGCGGTCGGCGGCCGGCTCGGCCGCCTGCGCGTCGCGCTCAATGGGCAAGGCAACGCCGATGCCGATGTGCTCAGTCGCGGCGACCTCAAGATCGACGGCAAGCTCGACTCCGAAGACGGTCGCGCGCTGATGACTGTGCTCGGCCTGAGCCGGTCGTTCAGTATCGAGCCGGGGCCGGCTGCGCTGGCGGTCTCTCTGAACGGCCCGGCCAATGGCGACCTGCGCGCCGATCTGCGGCTCACCGCCAAAGGACTGGAGGCGAAAGCCGCGGGCACCGCGCAACCTTTCGCGGCAACGCCGTCGGCATCGTTGCGCGCGACGATCGCGCGGGCCAATGTCGCGCCGCTGCGCGGGCCCGGGCGGGACGATGCCGCGCTGCCGGTGACATTCGACGGACGTGTCGCGTTGAAAGGCGGCGACGTATCGATCACCGACATCAACGCCACTGTCGGCGGCAGCCGCGTGCGCGGCAAGCTGGCGCTGGGTCCAGGCGCGCCGCGCCAAGTCTCCGGCGAGATCGAAGCCGATACGGTCGATACCGGCGGCCTCCTGGCCGCGGCGATCGGCATGCCGGAGACGGCAACCGGTCCGGGCAAACTCTGGCTGTGGTCGACCGAGCCGTTCGGCGAGGGCGTGTTCGGCAATCGCGCGGGCACCGTGACCTTCAAGGCGCGGCGTCTTGACGTGACGCGCCAGATTGCGGTTCGGGAGTTCCGTGCCGTGCTGCGCATGGCCGATCGCGAGTTCACGGTCGACGAGATGAGCGGCGATATCGGCGGTGGCGAACTTGGCGGCTCGATGACGTGGCGTGACACGGATCTAGGTCTGACCACCAAAGCGGAGCTCTCGGTGAAAGGCGCCGACGCCGCGACCTTGCTGCCGTCGGGGGCGCGTCCGCCGATCACCGGCAAGCTCGATCTGGCGACTGAGGTGAGCGGCTCCGGCATGAGCCCGATCGCGCTGATTGGCTCGCTGCAGGGCGGCGGTACGGCGACGCTGACCGGCGGTCAACTGGCGGGACTGAACCCGCAAAGCTTCGATACGGTCACACGGGCCGTCGATCAGGGCGTCGTCATCGACAACAAACGCATCGCCGGCATCGTCGAAGGCGCCCTCGACAGCGGCCAACTCGCCGTGTCGCGCGCCGACATCGCTTACACGATCAACGCCGGCCAGTTGCGCCTCACCAAAGCCACGGTCGAGAGCCGCGATGCCGATCTCGGCATCACCGGCGAAGTCGATCTGAGCGAAGGAAGGCTGGACGCGCGCATCGTCCTGTCCGGCGCGAACAAAGCCGCAGGGGCCCGGCCGAATATCTTCATGGCCGTGCGCGGCCCGATCGCCGACAGCTCCCGCAGCGTCGATGTCTCGGCGCTGACCGGATGGCTGACGTTGCGATCTGTCGAGCATCAGGCGCAACGCCTGAAGGCGCTCGAAGCTGCGCAACCCAAGCCAGCGCCCATGGCTCCGCAGCAATCGCCGGCGCCCGCTCCGCCTGCACCGCCGACCGCTGCGGCTGACGAAACCTCCACCAGCGCCGTGCCTTCAACGGCTTCACGGCCTCCTTCTGAAAAACAAATGGCGCCGGCATTGCCGGCGCCACTCGATATCAGGTCAGCGCCAAAGCCCGCCGGCGTGGCCGCCCCGACTGCGCCGACGCTTAGCCCACAAAACTGA
- a CDS encoding DUF4169 family protein, translated as MTEIVNLRAARKRAKRQLDEQQAHAQRLAHGRPKQDRALDAARREQQIRSLDGHKITTGERP; from the coding sequence ATGACGGAGATCGTAAACCTGCGGGCCGCGCGTAAACGGGCCAAACGCCAATTGGACGAGCAGCAAGCTCATGCCCAACGTTTGGCCCATGGTCGCCCAAAGCAGGATCGCGCTCTCGATGCCGCACGACGCGAACAACAAATCCGCAGCCTCGACGGACACAAGATCACCACGGGAGAACGTCCATGA